A part of Oligoflexus sp. genomic DNA contains:
- a CDS encoding GTPase domain-containing protein, which yields MAYANFETREIHCKVLYLGAPGAGKTANLRSIYRRSSIRLTREPAEFIADNFAPYEFIPLSLGQLKDFHVKLHVYTMPEHGLYPTFNMVLLKGIDGLVFVVDSCLSALQENLDSWQHTKELLTQEGINFSALPRVIQYNKRDHEEAIALDVLKQELNPNGLADIEAVATQHIGTLETIQKISGLILDELGK from the coding sequence ATGGCCTATGCAAACTTCGAAACACGCGAAATCCATTGCAAAGTCCTTTATCTCGGCGCCCCGGGCGCAGGTAAGACCGCGAACCTTCGCTCCATCTACAGAAGAAGTTCCATCCGCCTGACCCGGGAGCCCGCAGAATTCATCGCCGATAACTTCGCGCCCTATGAATTCATCCCGCTCTCTTTGGGTCAGCTCAAGGATTTTCACGTCAAACTCCATGTCTACACCATGCCCGAACACGGCCTCTATCCGACGTTCAACATGGTCCTCCTCAAGGGAATTGACGGCCTCGTGTTCGTCGTCGACAGCTGCCTCAGCGCTTTGCAGGAAAATCTGGATTCCTGGCAGCACACCAAAGAGCTTCTGACCCAGGAGGGCATTAACTTTTCCGCCCTGCCGCGGGTCATCCAGTACAATAAGCGCGATCACGAAGAGGCCATTGCGCTGGATGTTTTGAAACAGGAGTTGAATCCCAACGGCCTCGCTGATATTGAAGCAGTGGCCACGCAGCACATCGGCACTTTGGAAACCATTCAAAAAATTTCAGGCCTCATCCTGGATGAGCTTGGGAAATAG